In Acinetobacter sp. TGL-Y2, a genomic segment contains:
- a CDS encoding chorismate--pyruvate lyase family protein, whose translation MQQIPKHLKSWLNASGSLTQQLTDLADGTFKVEPVKEHFQRLMFLDAQWMQMPTHHTSWVRESFLYGCEELPWVKAKSIFPILSLQKKARIFQHIGTKPIGLFLFQRTNPVCERRVIWLEDGWTRQSCYTWHGCKFIVQETFLPSFEQFIQQKK comes from the coding sequence ATGCAGCAGATTCCTAAACATCTAAAAAGTTGGCTGAATGCATCTGGATCATTGACTCAGCAACTGACCGATTTGGCAGATGGTACATTTAAAGTTGAACCTGTGAAAGAGCATTTTCAGCGCTTAATGTTTTTAGATGCACAGTGGATGCAGATGCCAACGCATCATACCTCATGGGTGAGAGAAAGTTTTCTCTATGGCTGTGAAGAACTACCTTGGGTCAAGGCAAAAAGTATTTTTCCAATTTTAAGTTTGCAAAAAAAAGCACGAATATTTCAGCATATTGGTACTAAGCCTATAGGCTTATTTTTATTTCAGCGTACAAATCCTGTGTGTGAAAGAAGAGTGATCTGGCTTGAAGATGGTTGGACTCGGCAGAGCTGTTATACTTGGCATGGTTGTAAATTTATTGTACAAGAAACTTTTTTGCCGAGCTTTGAGCAATTTATTCAGCAAAAAAAATGA
- the glnA gene encoding type I glutamate--ammonia ligase, whose translation MSMANKVLQLIQESGAKWVDFRFTDTKGKEQHVTYPADTVDEDTFEDGKMFDGSSIAGWKGIEASDMILRPDAATGFLDPFFAEATVVVTCDVIEPSTGQGYDRDPRSIARRAEEYLKSTGIGDTAFFGPEPEFFVFDEVKWEIDMSGARHTLIAEEAAWSTNKDYEGGNSGHRPRVKGGYFPVPPVDSSHDMRAEMCAKIEDIMGPGRVEVHHHEVASCQLEIGVSFNTMVRKADEVQQFKYAVWNVAHQYAKTATFMPKPMVGDNGSGMHVHISISKDGKNLFAGDEYAGLSEMALYFIGGVIKHARSLNAITNPSTNSYKRLVPHYEAPIMLAYSARNRSASIRIPYVSSPKGKRIEARFPDPMMNPYLGFAALLMAGIDGIQNKIHPGEAADKNLYDLPPEEEAKIPTVAHSLDMALEALQADHDYLLKGGVFTKDMLDAYIELKTEEVRRLNTTTHPVEFDMYYSL comes from the coding sequence ATGAGCATGGCGAACAAAGTCCTTCAACTCATACAAGAAAGTGGCGCAAAGTGGGTCGATTTTCGCTTTACTGATACTAAGGGTAAAGAGCAGCACGTGACTTACCCAGCTGACACAGTGGATGAAGACACCTTCGAAGACGGTAAAATGTTTGATGGTTCTTCAATTGCTGGTTGGAAAGGTATTGAAGCATCTGACATGATTTTACGCCCAGACGCTGCAACAGGTTTCCTTGACCCGTTCTTTGCTGAGGCGACAGTTGTTGTGACTTGTGACGTGATCGAACCATCTACAGGTCAAGGTTATGACCGTGATCCACGTTCGATCGCTCGCCGTGCAGAAGAATATTTAAAATCTACAGGGATTGGTGATACTGCATTCTTCGGCCCTGAACCAGAATTCTTCGTTTTTGACGAAGTAAAATGGGAAATCGACATGTCTGGCGCGCGCCATACATTGATCGCTGAAGAGGCGGCTTGGTCGACCAATAAAGACTACGAAGGTGGTAACTCCGGTCATCGTCCACGTGTAAAAGGCGGTTATTTCCCAGTTCCTCCTGTGGATTCTTCTCATGATATGCGTGCAGAAATGTGTGCAAAAATCGAAGACATCATGGGCCCTGGTCGTGTAGAAGTACATCACCATGAAGTTGCATCTTGCCAGTTAGAGATAGGTGTGAGCTTCAATACCATGGTTCGTAAAGCGGACGAAGTTCAACAGTTCAAATATGCTGTTTGGAACGTTGCGCATCAATATGCGAAAACTGCTACATTCATGCCTAAACCCATGGTGGGCGATAACGGTTCTGGTATGCATGTGCATATCTCTATCTCTAAAGATGGCAAAAACTTATTTGCTGGCGACGAATACGCAGGTTTGTCAGAAATGGCGCTTTACTTCATTGGCGGTGTGATTAAGCATGCACGTTCATTGAATGCGATCACGAACCCTTCTACGAACTCGTACAAGCGTTTAGTACCACATTATGAAGCACCGATTATGCTTGCTTACTCAGCACGTAACCGTTCGGCTTCTATCCGTATTCCTTACGTATCTAGCCCGAAAGGCAAGCGTATCGAAGCACGTTTCCCAGATCCAATGATGAACCCGTACTTAGGTTTTGCGGCATTGTTGATGGCGGGTATCGACGGTATCCAGAACAAGATCCATCCGGGTGAAGCTGCGGACAAAAACTTGTATGATCTTCCTCCTGAAGAAGAAGCGAAAATTCCTACAGTGGCACATAGCTTGGATATGGCACTAGAAGCACTTCAAGCAGATCACGATTACCTACTTAAAGGTGGTGTGTTCACTAAAGACATGCTTGATGCGTATATCGAGCTTAAAACTGAAGAAGTGCGTCGTTTGAACACGACTACGCATCCAGTTGAATTTGATATGTACTACAGCTTGTAA
- a CDS encoding GTP-binding protein has product MILQKYKIVFGGPLGSGKTNSIQTLTEVSMLSIDAINPAKKSDPNKVSSVNIEYAEIELDEGLIVGLYATPTAHLDSIGAKLCKDAVGAVILIDHSLKSAVEDLEYYVDAFKKHLSNIVIGVTHLDEDPQQLLKKYRNWISMRSETLPLFAIDARQKDDVLILIEALIARAEQE; this is encoded by the coding sequence ATGATTTTACAGAAGTATAAAATCGTTTTTGGAGGTCCATTGGGATCAGGGAAAACCAATTCGATACAAACACTTACTGAAGTATCTATGTTGTCTATCGATGCCATAAATCCAGCGAAGAAATCAGATCCAAATAAAGTATCAAGTGTGAATATTGAATATGCTGAAATTGAACTCGATGAAGGTTTAATCGTGGGGCTATATGCAACCCCTACAGCACATTTAGATTCAATAGGGGCAAAGCTGTGTAAGGATGCAGTCGGCGCAGTTATTCTGATTGATCATTCTTTAAAAAGTGCAGTCGAAGATTTGGAATACTATGTCGATGCTTTTAAAAAACACCTGTCTAATATCGTGATCGGCGTGACACACCTTGATGAAGATCCGCAGCAATTATTAAAAAAATATCGTAACTGGATCAGTATGCGCAGTGAAACACTACCTTTATTTGCTATTGATGCTAGACAAAAGGATGATGTACTGATACTGATCGAGGCATTGATTGCACGCGCAGAGCAAGAATAG
- a CDS encoding anthranilate synthase component II, whose protein sequence is MLLMIDNYDSFTYNIVQYFGELDQEVKVVRNDQVTLEEIERWQPKYLVIGPGPCSPSEAGISIPAIQHFAGKIPLLGVCLGHQAIGQAFGGKIIRAKTVMHGRLSDMYHNDTGIFSNLPSPFSATRYHSLVIDQTSVPECLEVNCWTQEQDGSMEEIMGVKHKTLPIEGVQFHPESILSQHGHQIFKNFLEIYA, encoded by the coding sequence ATGCTTCTAATGATAGACAATTACGATAGCTTTACTTATAACATCGTTCAATATTTCGGCGAGTTAGATCAAGAAGTAAAAGTGGTTCGCAATGATCAAGTCACATTAGAGGAAATTGAACGATGGCAACCGAAGTATTTGGTGATTGGTCCAGGTCCTTGTTCACCATCTGAAGCGGGAATTTCTATTCCGGCGATTCAACATTTTGCGGGCAAAATTCCATTGCTTGGCGTGTGTTTGGGTCATCAAGCCATTGGTCAGGCTTTTGGTGGCAAAATTATCCGTGCCAAAACCGTGATGCATGGTCGTTTGTCCGATATGTACCACAATGACACTGGCATTTTCAGCAATCTTCCTTCGCCTTTTTCAGCGACACGCTATCACTCACTTGTGATCGATCAAACCAGTGTACCTGAATGTTTAGAAGTAAATTGCTGGACGCAAGAACAAGATGGTTCGATGGAAGAGATTATGGGTGTGAAGCATAAGACATTGCCAATTGAAGGTGTGCAATTTCACCCAGAGTCAATTCTGAGCCAACATGGTCATCAAATCTTTAAAAACTTCTTAGAAATTTACGCATAA
- the trpD gene encoding anthranilate phosphoribosyltransferase, giving the protein MNIQQALNNITKNIELTQPQMEDVMRTIMNGEATDAQIGALMMGLRLKGESIDEITAAARVMREYAIKIDVSDVPYLVDIVGTGGDGQNLFNVSTASSFVIAAAGATIAKHGNRGVSTKSGSSDLLEIAGINLDLNMAQTERCIREMGVGFLFAPNHHKAMKYAVGPRKELGFRSIFNLLGPLTNPAGVKRLVIGVFSNELCRPIAEVMKQLGAEHVMVVHSKDGLDEISLASTTYVAELKNGEVTEWEITPENVDIESQTLVGLMIEDSAQSLALINNALGKKKSAVGEKAANMIALNAGAGIYVSGLTSSYKQGVALAHDIIYGGQALEKLSVLSEFTKTLKQYQA; this is encoded by the coding sequence ATGAATATTCAACAAGCTTTAAATAACATCACAAAAAATATCGAACTCACTCAACCGCAAATGGAAGATGTGATGCGCACGATCATGAATGGCGAAGCAACAGACGCACAAATTGGCGCACTGATGATGGGTCTGCGTTTAAAAGGCGAAAGTATTGATGAAATTACTGCCGCAGCACGGGTCATGCGCGAATATGCGATTAAAATTGATGTTAGTGATGTGCCTTATTTGGTCGATATCGTCGGGACAGGCGGCGATGGTCAAAACTTATTTAACGTATCGACGGCATCGAGCTTTGTGATTGCTGCCGCGGGTGCAACCATCGCAAAGCATGGCAACCGTGGAGTTTCAACCAAGTCTGGTTCTTCTGATTTGCTAGAAATCGCAGGCATCAATCTTGATCTCAACATGGCTCAGACTGAGCGCTGTATCCGTGAAATGGGTGTGGGTTTCTTGTTTGCACCGAATCATCATAAAGCCATGAAATACGCTGTTGGTCCACGTAAAGAATTAGGCTTCCGTAGCATTTTCAACTTACTCGGCCCGCTTACGAATCCGGCTGGGGTAAAACGTTTAGTCATTGGCGTTTTTTCCAACGAATTATGTCGTCCGATTGCAGAAGTCATGAAGCAACTCGGTGCTGAACACGTGATGGTTGTGCATTCTAAAGATGGTTTAGATGAAATTAGTCTTGCATCGACTACGTACGTGGCTGAACTGAAAAATGGCGAAGTGACTGAATGGGAAATTACACCTGAAAATGTTGACATCGAATCACAAACTCTAGTCGGTTTAATGATTGAAGACTCAGCTCAAAGTTTAGCGCTGATCAATAATGCCTTAGGCAAGAAAAAATCTGCTGTCGGTGAGAAAGCCGCGAATATGATCGCGTTAAACGCAGGTGCAGGTATTTACGTTTCAGGGCTGACCAGCAGCTATAAACAAGGGGTGGCGCTCGCACATGACATTATCTATGGTGGACAAGCTTTGGAAAAATTAAGTGTTTTGTCTGAATTTACCAAAACCCTTAAACAATACCAAGCCTAA
- the trpC gene encoding indole-3-glycerol phosphate synthase TrpC, protein MIDIKNTILGKIVDRKHEEFKIRLKQHSLYDVEQLALAATPVRCFAQALTAKRPAVIAEIKKASPSKGVIRENFNPAEIAEQYEAAGAACLSVLTDVDFFQGADENIHIARSHCALPALRKDFLIHPYGVIEARALHADCILLIVASLSDQQLEEMSKTAFEYNLDVLVEVHDEAELERAMQLSERCILGVNNRNLKTFDVDLKTSLRLKDMLEPSRLLVTESGIATPADVAMMQENDIHAFLVGESFMKQSRPDHAFRDLFGEPQSI, encoded by the coding sequence ATGATTGATATTAAGAATACCATTTTAGGTAAAATTGTAGATCGTAAACACGAAGAATTTAAAATTCGCTTAAAACAGCACAGTTTATATGACGTTGAACAATTGGCGTTGGCTGCGACACCTGTGCGTTGTTTTGCGCAAGCTTTAACGGCTAAACGCCCTGCGGTGATTGCTGAAATTAAAAAAGCCTCTCCGTCTAAAGGCGTGATTCGTGAAAACTTTAATCCCGCTGAAATTGCTGAGCAATATGAAGCTGCGGGTGCAGCATGTTTATCCGTGCTGACCGATGTTGACTTTTTCCAAGGTGCAGATGAGAACATTCACATTGCGCGTTCACATTGTGCTTTGCCTGCGTTACGTAAGGATTTTTTAATTCATCCTTACGGCGTGATTGAAGCACGTGCCTTGCATGCAGACTGTATTCTTTTAATTGTAGCGTCGTTGTCAGATCAACAACTTGAAGAGATGTCTAAAACTGCATTTGAGTACAATTTAGATGTGCTTGTAGAAGTGCATGATGAAGCAGAGCTTGAACGGGCAATGCAGCTTTCTGAGCGTTGTATTTTAGGGGTGAATAATCGCAACCTAAAGACCTTTGACGTGGACTTAAAAACCTCACTGCGTTTAAAAGATATGCTTGAGCCTTCACGCTTACTGGTTACCGAAAGTGGGATTGCAACGCCAGCCGATGTTGCCATGATGCAAGAAAATGACATTCATGCTTTCTTAGTCGGTGAAAGTTTTATGAAGCAATCACGACCAGACCATGCATTTCGTGATTTGTTTGGTGAACCTCAATCCATATAA
- a CDS encoding Smr/MutS family protein: MSKHDSSLSKAQYDLLKSFKKQIAQPHSQHVVQATESKVQDQPAEEDDFALFSKSMQGVKKMDTSNIAQIEKPRVKKVDSQTLAKRAAAEGPQLIEGAELSDTQAMLNPVASQAALSYRIATLQHKVFEDLKAGNLRWFEAVDLHGCTIEDARMAVLQIIQIAKDENQNVLKIVHGKGPDAILKTYVNGWLRQHRDVLAFVSAPEKQGGTGAVLVLLKRTEKNPKSNP, from the coding sequence ATGAGTAAACATGATTCCTCGCTTTCAAAAGCGCAGTATGACTTATTGAAATCATTTAAAAAACAGATCGCTCAGCCTCACTCTCAACACGTTGTTCAAGCTACTGAATCAAAAGTACAAGATCAACCCGCTGAGGAAGATGATTTTGCTTTGTTTTCAAAATCCATGCAAGGTGTCAAAAAGATGGACACCTCAAACATTGCACAGATTGAAAAACCACGTGTTAAAAAAGTTGATAGCCAAACCTTAGCCAAACGCGCGGCTGCCGAAGGTCCGCAACTGATTGAAGGCGCAGAGCTGTCCGACACGCAAGCCATGTTGAACCCTGTTGCGAGTCAGGCGGCATTAAGTTATCGCATTGCGACCTTACAACATAAAGTGTTTGAAGACTTAAAAGCAGGTAATTTGCGTTGGTTTGAAGCGGTTGATCTGCATGGTTGCACCATTGAAGATGCACGTATGGCGGTGCTTCAAATTATTCAAATTGCCAAAGATGAAAATCAGAATGTACTCAAAATTGTCCATGGCAAAGGTCCAGATGCGATTTTAAAAACTTATGTAAATGGTTGGCTGCGTCAGCACCGTGATGTATTGGCTTTTGTTAGTGCGCCAGAGAAACAAGGCGGCACGGGTGCGGTCTTGGTTCTGCTCAAACGTACAGAAAAGAATCCAAAGTCCAATCCATAA
- the folE gene encoding GTP cyclohydrolase I FolE gives MQQSYANILTAVGEDLTRPGLKDTPIRAAKAFSYLTSGYNQTLEEVTNNAVFPSDNREMVLVKNIEFYSLCEHHLLPFYGRVHIAYLPEGNVLGLSKFARITEMFARRLQIQENLTQQIAEAVAEVTKARGVAVMIDSAHMCMMMRGVGKQESTTRTVSFVGDFKTNKEERREFLSAVPESY, from the coding sequence ATGCAGCAATCCTACGCCAACATTCTAACCGCCGTTGGTGAAGATCTCACTCGTCCTGGTCTTAAAGATACACCAATACGTGCTGCTAAAGCTTTTTCGTATTTGACATCAGGATACAACCAAACACTAGAAGAAGTGACCAATAATGCGGTCTTCCCTTCTGATAACCGTGAAATGGTTTTGGTTAAAAACATCGAATTCTATTCGCTTTGTGAACATCACTTGTTGCCGTTTTATGGTCGTGTGCATATTGCCTATTTACCAGAAGGCAATGTCTTGGGTTTATCTAAATTTGCCCGCATTACAGAAATGTTTGCGCGTCGTTTACAGATTCAAGAAAACTTAACTCAGCAAATTGCAGAAGCTGTTGCTGAAGTGACCAAAGCGCGCGGTGTTGCAGTCATGATTGACTCTGCGCATATGTGTATGATGATGCGTGGCGTAGGCAAGCAGGAATCAACGACACGTACCGTTTCTTTTGTCGGTGACTTTAAAACCAATAAAGAAGAACGTCGTGAGTTTTTAAGTGCTGTACCTGAAAGCTATTAA
- a CDS encoding transposase-like zinc-binding domain-containing protein gives MIIETISYLCTRCQSANIYKNGHNKSGNAQFRCKDCGRSSVLKPKIKYTEEQKELIINTYLERGSLRGMQRLFGVAPQTLMGWIKKSKQQEIE, from the coding sequence ATGATCATAGAAACGATAAGCTACTTATGTACCCGTTGCCAATCAGCAAATATTTATAAGAATGGACACAATAAAAGCGGGAATGCGCAGTTCAGATGTAAAGATTGCGGTCGATCAAGTGTGCTCAAACCTAAAATCAAATATACCGAAGAGCAAAAAGAACTCATCATCAATACTTATCTTGAACGAGGCAGTTTAAGAGGCATGCAGCGTCTATTTGGTGTTGCACCTCAAACGCTCATGGGATGGATAAAAAAAAGTAAACAACAGGAAATTGAGTGA
- a CDS encoding IS1 family transposase translates to MSDELLDAHPTDVLELDELWSFVKARRHKVWSWIALCCRTRQVVAYVCGQRNDKTCTDLRCRIPSSYFNLATCSDYWSSYAEVFDPGTHRSVGKHTGLTNHVERFNATLRNRLGRFTRKTLSFSKKKENHEAVLHMFLLKYNQDMKDKWLTRHI, encoded by the coding sequence TTGAGTGACGAATTACTTGATGCTCATCCAACAGATGTTCTAGAACTGGATGAACTTTGGAGCTTTGTAAAAGCTCGTCGTCATAAGGTTTGGAGTTGGATTGCACTATGCTGTCGTACACGTCAGGTCGTCGCTTATGTATGTGGTCAGCGCAATGATAAAACATGTACAGATTTACGTTGCCGTATTCCCTCAAGCTACTTTAATTTAGCAACATGTAGTGATTATTGGTCAAGTTATGCTGAGGTGTTTGATCCTGGTACCCATCGCTCTGTAGGTAAACATACAGGTTTAACGAACCATGTTGAGCGGTTCAATGCCACATTAAGAAATCGCTTAGGGCGTTTTACACGGAAAACTTTAAGCTTTTCGAAGAAGAAAGAAAATCATGAAGCTGTCTTGCATATGTTTTTATTAAAATACAATCAAGACATGAAAGATAAGTGGTTAACACGTCATATTTAG
- a CDS encoding MBL fold metallo-hydrolase: MSISNQRLGVSRPQVQAFFDEQTNTFSYVVSDAVKLQCAIIDSVLNYDAAAVRTSTTLADQIIDYIKLKHLQVEWILETHVHADHLSAAQYLKSKLGGKVAIGHQIETVQQVFATIYDMDVNALIQQQPFDYLFKADEVFQIGQLQAQVIATPGHTPACVSYVIGDAVFVGDTLFMPDYGTARCDFPQGDAAQLYDSVQHLYRLPDEYRVFLCHDYLPGHRSEYQCETSMGVQKTKNIHIQYDSDKQSFIEMRNQRDAKLSLPKIMLAAIQIKVVSKYDVLTTYLSCLDCILIKTYARQLHDFLSSSKSLKFSV, from the coding sequence ATGTCTATTTCAAATCAACGCTTAGGGGTAAGCAGACCTCAGGTTCAAGCATTTTTTGATGAGCAGACCAACACCTTTAGTTATGTGGTTAGTGACGCTGTGAAGCTGCAATGCGCGATTATTGACAGCGTTTTAAACTATGACGCCGCGGCGGTAAGAACCAGCACAACTTTAGCAGATCAGATCATTGATTATATTAAACTAAAGCATTTACAGGTTGAATGGATTTTAGAAACCCACGTGCATGCAGATCACTTGAGTGCTGCGCAATATTTAAAGTCAAAACTTGGTGGAAAAGTCGCGATTGGTCACCAGATTGAAACGGTACAACAGGTCTTTGCCACAATCTATGATATGGATGTAAACGCGTTGATTCAGCAGCAACCATTTGATTATTTGTTTAAAGCTGATGAAGTCTTTCAGATTGGTCAGTTGCAGGCTCAGGTGATTGCAACTCCAGGTCATACGCCAGCGTGTGTATCGTATGTGATAGGTGATGCAGTATTCGTCGGCGATACTTTATTTATGCCTGACTATGGCACAGCACGTTGTGATTTTCCTCAAGGGGATGCGGCACAGCTTTATGATTCAGTGCAACATTTATATCGCTTGCCAGATGAATATCGGGTGTTTTTGTGTCATGACTATTTGCCGGGGCATAGATCTGAATATCAATGCGAAACCAGCATGGGTGTGCAAAAAACCAAAAATATTCACATTCAATATGATTCAGATAAACAGAGCTTTATTGAGATGCGTAATCAACGCGATGCAAAGCTTTCTCTACCTAAAATCATGCTTGCTGCCATTCAAATTAAGGTAGTGTCTAAATATGACGTGTTAACCACTTATCTTTCATGTCTTGATTGTATTTTAATAAAAACATATGCAAGACAGCTTCATGATTTTCTTTCTTCTTCGAAAAGCTTAAAGTTTTCCGTGTAA
- a CDS encoding DUF6691 family protein, giving the protein MKNLIAFLLGGLFSLGLMVSGMANPEKVLNFLDVFGDWDPSLALVMAGAIGVALIPFQWALSHSNTTTVYGEKIELPLQTKIDSKLIAGSALFGIGWGIAGICPAPSLTLIGLGYSQALYFITAMLLGIWGYGFVQRAVDRKPHQK; this is encoded by the coding sequence ATGAAAAATCTGATCGCATTTTTATTGGGTGGATTATTTTCTTTGGGGTTAATGGTTTCAGGCATGGCAAATCCTGAAAAAGTGCTGAACTTTTTAGATGTATTTGGAGATTGGGATCCTAGTCTGGCTTTGGTCATGGCAGGTGCTATAGGGGTGGCTTTGATTCCTTTTCAATGGGCGCTCAGCCACTCAAATACCACCACAGTCTATGGGGAAAAGATTGAACTGCCTCTGCAAACGAAAATCGATTCAAAACTGATAGCGGGGAGTGCTTTATTTGGCATCGGTTGGGGAATCGCAGGCATTTGTCCAGCCCCGAGTTTGACCTTAATTGGATTAGGATATAGTCAAGCACTGTATTTTATTACCGCAATGCTGTTGGGGATTTGGGGCTATGGCTTTGTTCAGCGCGCTGTCGATCGGAAACCTCATCAAAAGTGA
- a CDS encoding YeeE/YedE family protein: MNELWLAFFGGTLLGLSVVGYLYIHGRIAGISGLIAQILNPQTIFKTPALWFILGIFIVPFFFKNQWSDSIEFNASPMLMIIAGLLVGVGTRMGSGCTSGHGICGISRLSQRSLIATLCFMLTAGVTVFVMRHGFGVSA, from the coding sequence ATGAATGAATTGTGGCTGGCTTTCTTCGGTGGAACACTGCTGGGTTTATCGGTCGTAGGGTATTTATATATTCACGGTCGAATCGCAGGCATCAGTGGACTGATCGCGCAAATTTTAAATCCTCAAACCATTTTTAAAACGCCGGCACTGTGGTTTATTTTGGGTATTTTTATTGTGCCATTTTTCTTTAAAAATCAATGGAGTGATTCCATCGAATTCAATGCTTCTCCCATGCTTATGATCATTGCAGGTTTGTTGGTGGGCGTAGGTACACGAATGGGCTCAGGCTGCACCAGTGGTCACGGTATTTGTGGCATCAGTCGTTTATCCCAGCGTTCACTCATCGCGACACTGTGCTTTATGCTGACAGCAGGCGTGACCGTGTTTGTGATGCGTCATGGTTTTGGAGTGAGCGCATGA
- a CDS encoding IS5 family transposase, which translates to MNKPTPKLYRTTNWSSYNRALINRGNISIWFDPNTQWYAQPKAKHGRNHTYSDTAIQCCLMIKSLFRLSLRMVTGFVQSLIRLCGLDWIAPDYSTICRRQKHIDIAISYQKSSDGLHLLVDSTGLKFLGEGEWKRKKHQPEYRRQWRKLHIGIDAKTLQIRAVQLTTNDVSDSQVLEDLLAQIPLDEQIDSVCTDGAYDTKHCRQVILDRDAHAVIPPRKNAKPWKDQQAMSIERNELLNTINLAKQCFSGRSLWKKWSGYHRRSLVETKMHCIKLLGDKLTARSFPSQVNEIHARVAVLNKFTELGRPHTHVAT; encoded by the coding sequence ATGAATAAGCCTACACCTAAACTCTACCGTACAACGAATTGGTCTTCTTATAATCGAGCCTTAATCAATCGAGGAAATATCTCCATTTGGTTTGATCCTAACACTCAGTGGTATGCTCAGCCAAAAGCTAAACACGGTCGAAATCACACCTATTCTGATACCGCTATCCAATGCTGTTTGATGATCAAATCTCTATTTCGCCTATCTTTACGTATGGTCACAGGCTTTGTTCAAAGTCTGATTAGACTCTGTGGATTAGATTGGATAGCACCAGACTATTCGACCATATGCAGAAGACAAAAGCATATTGATATCGCAATTAGCTATCAGAAAAGTAGTGATGGACTACATCTACTCGTCGATTCTACTGGTCTGAAATTTTTAGGTGAGGGTGAATGGAAACGTAAGAAACATCAGCCTGAATACCGTCGTCAATGGCGCAAACTTCATATTGGTATAGACGCTAAAACCCTACAAATACGGGCTGTACAACTCACTACAAATGATGTCAGTGATTCACAAGTATTAGAAGATTTACTTGCTCAAATTCCCTTGGATGAGCAAATTGATTCTGTCTGTACAGATGGTGCTTATGATACAAAGCACTGCCGACAAGTCATTTTAGATCGAGATGCACATGCGGTAATACCACCAAGGAAAAATGCAAAGCCTTGGAAAGATCAGCAAGCGATGTCTATAGAGCGGAATGAGTTATTAAATACGATTAATCTTGCGAAGCAGTGCTTCTCAGGAAGATCCCTTTGGAAAAAGTGGTCTGGTTATCATCGTCGAAGTTTGGTGGAAACCAAGATGCATTGCATCAAATTATTAGGCGATAAATTAACGGCAAGGAGTTTCCCTAGTCAGGTGAATGAGATTCATGCACGCGTAGCAGTCTTAAATAAATTCACAGAGCTAGGTCGCCCTCATACCCATGTTGCCACTTAA
- a CDS encoding DUF817 family protein, translated as MNLLKSIFEFHSKAAYAALFGLLLLIAFALTAPMGNHEYYGLFRYDYLLIYALIIQLCLLLLKLESWAEAKVIAIFHVMAMVMEIFLTHPQIASWQYPQPAVFKIMTVPLFAGFMYSAVGSFFARSLRLYQVSFTKLPTFANMLSLAVLSYLNFMTKFFINDFRYLLFLWSVVIFWETKVSFRLQHHQMNLPMLPVLMVLAFIIWIAENISTFYKIWLYPSQVDAWHMVGWGKMGSWYLLLLLSLVLVLKILGQRDQTGRWTLNN; from the coding sequence ATGAACCTATTGAAATCTATTTTTGAATTTCACTCTAAGGCAGCTTACGCTGCCTTATTTGGTCTTTTGCTGCTGATTGCCTTTGCTTTGACTGCGCCCATGGGCAATCATGAATATTACGGTCTGTTCCGTTATGATTATTTGCTGATTTATGCATTAATCATTCAACTGTGTTTACTGTTGCTTAAGCTTGAGTCTTGGGCGGAAGCGAAAGTGATTGCCATTTTTCATGTGATGGCGATGGTCATGGAAATCTTTTTGACCCATCCGCAGATTGCTTCGTGGCAATATCCGCAGCCCGCTGTATTCAAAATCATGACTGTACCGCTGTTTGCTGGCTTTATGTATTCGGCTGTCGGAAGTTTTTTCGCCCGATCACTGCGTTTATATCAGGTGTCATTTACAAAGTTACCGACCTTTGCCAATATGTTGTCGCTGGCTGTGTTGTCTTATTTAAACTTTATGACCAAATTCTTTATCAATGACTTTAGATACCTATTGTTTTTGTGGAGTGTGGTGATCTTTTGGGAGACCAAAGTCAGTTTTAGACTTCAACATCATCAAATGAATTTGCCGATGTTACCTGTCTTGATGGTGTTGGCATTTATTATTTGGATTGCAGAAAATATCAGTACCTTTTACAAAATTTGGCTTTATCCGTCACAAGTGGATGCTTGGCATATGGTGGGTTGGGGGAAAATGGGCTCATGGTATTTGCTATTGCTATTGAGCTTAGTTTTGGTTTTGAAAATATTGGGTCAGCGTGATCAAACCGGACGGTGGACTTTAAACAACTAA